From the Hypanus sabinus isolate sHypSab1 unplaced genomic scaffold, sHypSab1.hap1 scaffold_778, whole genome shotgun sequence genome, one window contains:
- the LOC132390124 gene encoding proteoglycan 4-like, protein MTRKPQDREKFPQYRPILCPPRPGNHRSERNPLNTIPPCVRTTGKPQDREKFPQHRPTLCPPRPGNHRSERNSLKPSHPVSARPGNHRIERNSLNTIPSCVPHDQETTGQREIPSTPSHPVSPTTGTPQVREKFPQHHPILCPPRQGNHRSERNPLNTIPPCVPTTRTPQVREKFPQHHPILCPPRQGNHRSERNPLNTIPPCVPHDQETTGQREIPSTPSHPVSARPGNHRSERNPLNTVPSCVPHDQKTTGQREIPSTPSHPVSPTTRKPQVRGKSPQHHPILCPPRPGNHRLERNPLNTIPSCVPHDQETTG, encoded by the coding sequence ATGACCAGGAAACCACAGGATAGAGAGAAATTCCCTCAATACCGTCCCATCCTGTGTCCCCCACGACCAGGAAACCACAGGTCAGAGAGAAATCCCCTCAACACCATCCCACCCTGTGTCCGCACGACCGGGAAACCACAGGATAGAGAGAAattccctcaacaccgtcccaccCTGTGTCCCCCACGACCGGGAAACCACAGGTCAGAGAGAAATTCCCTCAAACCATCCCACCCTGTGTCCGCACGACCGGGAAACCACAGGATAGAGAGAAATTCCCTCAACACCATCCCATCCTGTGTCCCCCACGACCAGGAAACCACAGGTCAGAGAGAAATCCCCTCAACACCATCCCATCCTGTGTCCCCCACGACCGGGACTCCACAGGTCAGAGAGAAATTCCCTCAACACCATCCCATCCTGTGTCCCCCACGACAGGGAAACCACAGGTCAGAGAGAAATCCCCTCAACACCATCCCACCCTGTGTCCCCACGACCAGGACTCCACAGGTTAGAGAGAAATTCCCTCAACACCATCCCATCCTGTGTCCCCCACGACAGGGAAACCACAGGTCAGAGAGAAATCCCCTCAACACCATCCCACCCTGTGTCCCCCACGACCAGGAAACCACAGGTCAGAGAGAAATCCCCTCAACACCATCCCACCCTGTGTCCGCACGACCAGGAAACCACAGGTCAGAGAGAAAtcccctcaacaccgtcccatcctGTGTCCCCCACGACCAGAAAACCACAGGTCAGAGAGAAATCCCCTCAACACCATCCCACCCTGTGTCCCCCACGACCAGGAAACCACAGGTCAGAGGGAAATCCCCTCAACACCATCCCATCCTGTGTCCCCCACGACCAGGAAACCACAGGTTAGAGAGAAATCCCCTCAACACCATCCCATCCTGTGTCCCCCACGACCAGGAAACCACAGGTTAG